Proteins found in one Diorhabda sublineata isolate icDioSubl1.1 chromosome 9, icDioSubl1.1, whole genome shotgun sequence genomic segment:
- the LOC130448633 gene encoding arylalkylamine N-acetyltransferase 1-like isoform X1, producing the protein MKKLNKNVCCEVRNVTKDDIPKITYFLRDIFFKDEPLNAFLELVTDDNPTCETLEEFTVGHIPDGVNLMAIKDNEIVGLCLCVSVNKVEQQKIFDCQNEKYNKLVRLLDYADKQCDPFQIYPECSRGISVQVISVAKSCRGMGIATTLIEKASVLAKEKGYQFITIACTSLYSSKLAEKLNFRVKFSLDYTDYKENGQIVFKPDPPHTALTIYLKKL; encoded by the exons atgaaaaaattgaacaaaaatgttTGTTGTGAAGTTAGGAACGTAACTAAAGATGACATACCGAAAATAACGTATTTTTTACGAGATATTTTCTTCAAGGACGAACCGCTAAATGCATTTTTGGAATTAGTTACCGATGACAATCCAACGTGTGAAACTTTAGAAGAGTTTACGGTGGGGCACATCCCCGACGGGGTTAACTTAATGGCAataaaagataatgaaattgTTG GTCTCTGTTTATGTGTAAGTGTCAATAAAGTTGAACaacagaaaatttttgattgtcaaaatgaaaaatataataaattagtCAGATTATTAGATTACGCCGATAAACAATGTGATCCTTTTCAAATATATCCAGAATGTTCCAGAGGAATATCAGTACAAGTGATATCTGTTGCAAAAAGTTGTAGAGGAATGGGAATAGCAACAACATTAATCGAAAAAGCAAG TGTTTTGGCGAAGGAAAAAGGATACCAGTTCATAACCATAGCCTGCACAAGTCTATATTCATCGAAATTAgcagaaaaattgaatttccgAGTGAAATTTTCACTCGATTACACTGATTATAAAGAAAACGgccaaatcgtttttaaacCGGATCCTCCACACACGGCTTTAAccatttatttgaagaaattatga
- the LOC130448634 gene encoding MORN repeat-containing protein 4 homolog yields the protein MNEERLSISAQGGYKYEDGTAYVGTWNSKGQKQGEGHLQLPDGTRYDGMFEKGLFHGIGVLSFPDGAKFEGEFFDGWFHGYGIFWRADGMKHEGEFRGGKIWGLGLTTFSDNSHGFPRNEGFFHDCQMKTCSRCPQVIKKAQRVAFMARNKYITKLKV from the exons ATGAACGAAGAACGAC tttcaataTCTGCTCAAGGTGGGTATAAATATGAGGATGGTACTGCTTACGTAGGTACGTGGAATAGTAAAGGTCAAAAACAAGGAGAAGGTCATTTGCAGCTACCAGATGGTACGCGATATGACGGGATGTTTGAAAAGGGTTTATTCCATGGTATTGGGGTGCTTTCGTTTCCCGATGGAGCAAA ATTTGAAGGAGAATTTTTTGACGGTTGGTTTCACGGTTACGGTATATTCTGGAGGGCGGATGGTATGAAGCACGAGGGTGAATTCCGCGGTGGAAAAATCTGGGGATTAGGTTTAACAACTTTTTCGGATAACAGTCATGGTTTTCCCAGAAACGAAGGCTTTTTCCACGATTGTCAAATGAAAACATGTTCGAGATGCCCTCAAGTTATCAAGAAAGCTCAGAGAGTCGCTTTTATGGccagaaataaatatatcacTAAATTAAAGGTTTAA
- the LOC130448608 gene encoding male-specific lethal 3 homolog, which produces MVSTRGLKLRFFEGERVLCYEPDPTKAKVLYDSKVLDIVFNKDHRGRKSIEYLIHFQGWNSSWDRCVSEEFVLKDTPENRQLQKDLAEKAQLQLGAYLYRKERKKNRKPGDRASASEDGSSSSPGRMDTDDGQGITSSSEDDSSTEDETIYIELTADLRKVIEQDYYMIKEKNKFLKVPAEPNVATILETYYRHYATNQICGLTEKPAGRYRNPSNQQLSGKTKSEYIQRNLTVCREVLDGLRIYFDFTLNDLLLYKEEIGQIATKKTIFEPFSGDPKNILKSQCDIGNDSNNGDYLGQNGNDTDKITARRRTLRSNRSDSQANGNVSPHENSSNSNYKPASSVTSGSSDITGPLSKTLTWKILPDYAYHQQPPPPSLVYGATHLVRLFVKLPELLMSTNIPEDKMKLLIRHFDLLIEYLNDHKDWFGEHQYINLF; this is translated from the exons ATGGTCTCAACGAGGGGActaaaattaagattttttgaaGGAGAAAGAGTTCTATGCTACGAACCGGATCCTACAAAAGCGAAAGTTTTATACGATTCTAAA GTACTGGATATTGTTTTCAATAAGGACCACAGGGGACGAAAGAGTATAGAATATTTAATCCACTTTCAA GGTTGGAATTCTTCTTGGGATAGATGTGTTAGTGAAGAATTTGTGTTGAAAGATACACCAGAAAACCGACAGTTACAAAAAGATTTAGCCGAAAAAGCCCAATTGCAATT GGGAGCTTATTTGTATAGGAAAGAAAggaaaaagaatagaaaaccTGGTGATAGAGCTTCAGCATCAGAAGATGGTAGTTCTAGTAGTCCAGGAAGGATGGATACAGATGATGGTCAAg gTATAACTAGCAGCTCGGAAGATGATTCATCTACAGAAGATGAAACTATATACATAGAATTAACAGCGGATTTACGGAAGGTGATCGAACAAGATTATTATatgattaaagaaaaaaataag tttctgAAAGTACCAGCTGAACCAAATGTTGCAACCATTTTGGAAACTTATTATCGCCATTATGCAACCAATCAAATTTGTGGATTGACAGAAAAACCTGCCGGTAGGTATAGGAATCCAAGTAATCAACAACTTAGTGGAAAGACCAAATCTGAATATATACAAAGAAA TTTAACAGTATGTAGAGAGGTACTAGATGGTTTAcgtatatattttgattttactttgaatgatttattattgtataaagAGGAAATCGGGCAGATTGCCacaaagaaaactatttttgaaccGTTCAGTGGCGATCCAAAAAATAT aTTAAAATCTCAATGTGATATAGGTAACGATTCGAACAATGGAGATTATTTAGGACAAAATGGTAATGATACTGATAAAATAACAGCTAGAAGAAGAACTTTGAGGTCGAATAGAAGCGATTCTCAAGCTAACGGTAATGTCTCACCTCATGAAAATAGTAGCAACAGTAATTACAAACCAGCTTCGAG TGTTACCAGTGGTAGTTCAGATATAACAGGACCATTATCTAAAACGTTAACGTGGAAAATCCTTCCTGATTATGCTTACCATCAGCAACCGCCTCCTCCTTCATTAGTTTATGGTGCTACACATTTGGTACGATTGTTTGTAAAATTACCAGAATTATTGATGTCCACTAATATTCCCGAAGATAAAATGAAGTTGTTAATTAGACATTTTGATCTACTTATCGA aTATTTGAATGATCATAAAGATTGGTTCGGTGAACATCAGTACATTAACTTATTTTAa
- the LOC130448876 gene encoding E3 ubiquitin-protein ligase TM129, which yields MSSDFIFTVVYVLLCICLIYPPTEFVSAGVTIENLFSFTLGNQHEGFVLYHLKRHCLILILYSLLPIDYIILSSFLGYTDFLYGFYQTFPFFSSCFLTFAVILPATSIYQVLNWKRNNYEKHPGVINISKFCNNNVDWKTVANNIDMEYRSVDKICLQTSTIVTVVVTENWIIKVTPLTINVVHQSDATLVVKEANSFDLSPNNTISVQYLNIEVKSERQGVEPFIIRINASDFRDLKDRVARSITILPNVKFHQSILDQFVDVFKETISNNPIYETNEISDRCIGCMTVDPNVKLQKLCDDSLESPDKCTNCYCRPMWCSDCMAKWFASRQEAERVNTWLSSKCTCPMCRATFCMLDVCLINTVQRE from the exons ATGtcttcagattttatttttaccgTTGTTTATGTTTTACTTTGTATTTGTTTGATATATCCTCCAACTGAGTTTGTAAGTGCAGGAGTAACAATAGAAAATCTTTTTAGTTTTACTCTAGGAAATCAACATGAAGGATTCGtattatatcatttaaaaagACATTGCttaattcttattttatattctctTCTACCAATTGattacattattttatcatcttttcTTGGATATACAGATTTT CTATATGGTTTTTATCAAACTTTTCCGTTTTTTTCATCTTGCTTTTTAACTTTTGCGGTCATCCTTCCCGCCACTAGTATATATCAAGTACTCAACTGGAAGAggaataattatgaaaaacatccaggtgtaataaatatatcaaagttttgtaataataatgtcGATTGGAAAACAGTCGCGAATAATATTGATATGGAATATCGTAg TGTTGACAAAATATGTTTGCAAACAAGTACAATTGTGACAGTAGTAGTTACTGAAAATTGGATAATTAAAGTGACACCTTTAACAATAAACGTTGTACATCAAAGTGACGCAACTTTAGTAGTAAAAGAAGCAAATTCTTTCGATCTTTCTCCAAATAATACAATCAGTGTACAATATTTGAATATAGAAGTGAAATCTGAAAGGCAAGGAGTGGAACCTTTCATTATAAGAATAAATGCTAGTGATTTTAGAGATCTGAAAGATAGAGTAGCTAGAAGTATTACAATTTTACCTAACGTTAAGTTCCATCAGAGTATTTTAGATCAATTTgtggatgtttttaaagaaaCCATAAGCAATAATCCCATATATGAAACAAATGAG ATTTCAGATCGTTGTATTGGTTGTATGACAGTTGATCCAAATgtaaaacttcaaaaattatgtGATGATTCCTTGGAAAGCCCAGATAAATGTACAAATTGCTACTGTAGACCAATGTGGTGTAGTGATTGTATGGCTAAATGGTTCGCGTCTAGACAAGAAGCAGAGAGGGTGAATACTTGGCTCTCTTCTAAATGTACTTGCCCTATGTGCAGGGCTACTTTTTGTATGTTGGATGTGTGTCTAATAAATACTGTTCAGAgagaatga
- the LOC130448633 gene encoding arylalkylamine N-acetyltransferase 1-like isoform X2, whose product MAIKDNEIVGLCLCVSVNKVEQQKIFDCQNEKYNKLVRLLDYADKQCDPFQIYPECSRGISVQVISVAKSCRGMGIATTLIEKASVLAKEKGYQFITIACTSLYSSKLAEKLNFRVKFSLDYTDYKENGQIVFKPDPPHTALTIYLKKL is encoded by the exons ATGGCAataaaagataatgaaattgTTG GTCTCTGTTTATGTGTAAGTGTCAATAAAGTTGAACaacagaaaatttttgattgtcaaaatgaaaaatataataaattagtCAGATTATTAGATTACGCCGATAAACAATGTGATCCTTTTCAAATATATCCAGAATGTTCCAGAGGAATATCAGTACAAGTGATATCTGTTGCAAAAAGTTGTAGAGGAATGGGAATAGCAACAACATTAATCGAAAAAGCAAG TGTTTTGGCGAAGGAAAAAGGATACCAGTTCATAACCATAGCCTGCACAAGTCTATATTCATCGAAATTAgcagaaaaattgaatttccgAGTGAAATTTTCACTCGATTACACTGATTATAAAGAAAACGgccaaatcgtttttaaacCGGATCCTCCACACACGGCTTTAAccatttatttgaagaaattatga